One genomic segment of Nitratidesulfovibrio sp. includes these proteins:
- a CDS encoding rubredoxin codes for MQKYKCPCGYVYDPAEGDPEHGVGPDTPFADLPEDWVCPWCDAEKEYFEPVQ; via the coding sequence ATGCAGAAATACAAGTGCCCCTGCGGCTATGTGTACGACCCCGCCGAGGGCGATCCCGAGCACGGCGTGGGCCCCGACACCCCCTTCGCCGACCTGCCCGAGGACTGGGTGTGCCCGTGGTGCGACGCCGAGAAGGAATACTTCGAACCCGTGCAGTAG
- a CDS encoding GyrI-like domain-containing protein → MEVRIERLPELRVAGIRVLGPYAESGPKAWKLLTPWIARRQVTGASTMFLGLCHDDPEITPPERIRYDAMVTVPEDFEPDDYVIVRVIRSREYAVAVHKGPYATLPWSWSALFWEWLPASGRTPLGAPRMEAYLNAPDATPEDDLLTRLYLPLAPL, encoded by the coding sequence ATGGAAGTGCGCATCGAACGCCTGCCGGAACTTCGCGTGGCCGGCATCCGCGTGCTCGGCCCCTATGCCGAATCGGGGCCGAAGGCGTGGAAGCTGCTTACGCCGTGGATCGCACGGCGGCAGGTGACCGGCGCCTCCACCATGTTCCTGGGCCTGTGCCACGACGACCCGGAAATCACCCCGCCGGAGCGCATCCGCTACGACGCCATGGTCACCGTGCCCGAAGACTTCGAGCCGGACGACTACGTCATCGTGCGGGTCATCCGCTCTCGGGAATACGCCGTGGCCGTGCACAAGGGCCCCTACGCCACCCTGCCGTGGTCGTGGTCGGCGCTGTTCTGGGAATGGCTGCCCGCCAGCGGGCGCACCCCCCTGGGCGCGCCCCGCATGGAGGCCTACCTCAACGCCCCGGACGCCACACCGGAAGACGACCTGCTGACCCGCCTCTACCTGCCACTGGCCCCGCTGTAA
- a CDS encoding HU family DNA-binding protein has protein sequence MTKAELVEKIRAKAGLASKVQAEGALDATIAVLADALAAGESVTFTGFGSFKVTERAARKGRNPRTGEEITIPSGKVVKFTPGKLLKDSVK, from the coding sequence ATGACCAAAGCTGAACTGGTTGAAAAGATCCGCGCCAAGGCCGGTCTTGCCTCCAAGGTCCAGGCCGAAGGCGCCCTTGACGCCACCATCGCCGTGCTCGCCGACGCCCTGGCCGCTGGCGAATCCGTGACCTTCACCGGCTTCGGCAGCTTCAAGGTGACCGAACGCGCCGCGCGCAAGGGTCGCAATCCCCGCACCGGCGAAGAAATCACCATTCCTTCCGGCAAGGTGGTGAAGTTCACCCCCGGCAAGCTGCTGAAGGATTCCGTGAAGTAG
- a CDS encoding tetratricopeptide repeat protein → MHHSGRAAPGLHAGPVPPPSARPRAGLAPLLCGIAILLATAATTHAASTVAVPFGGGLRKESATVIARSAARLAALREGMPALLEGSAGSFAALAAHDPQRRLAVASAVLVTRVTDVTVQGYPPEVRVAVTVQADAPPDTIPDTTQNSLTPDAPLPNAAASNIPPDAAASNIPPNAAASPPLPGSADPVRAVLRNDPLLELHEEVLRREAALTEEALDAAQATARHVARHGGEDESPFAQRLGALARSLEALDLYRACLSGIPVGTDAAGGQTSNKDAAGGQASGKEPAAGQATDAPAPPAVSTMGATVGGWGLAPEAMLRHMRRAVSLDTRNPLLWNALGEALLLLDRPQDAMEAQDRALKLSPGFARALHARAVCHLRLQMPALAVADAAAAIRLRPDVAAHWRVRGAAWQVRGEPGPMCDDFYRACALGDCEGLSLARGRGQCRPTPNGTATPRANGGTNGQDQPTGQDQPTGQAGQTGQNGTSADPATAVPAVVSGGTPAIPEKAVPDAPQNVPQNVPQDAAMFNEHVPAGDIPATPAPRTPGGPNGTAPDVQTGVRRDAGRDASLYELPDDSPAPRTLP, encoded by the coding sequence ATGCACCATTCCGGACGGGCGGCGCCGGGCCTGCATGCAGGCCCGGTACCGCCCCCTTCCGCCCGCCCCCGCGCCGGGCTTGCCCCGCTGCTCTGCGGCATCGCCATCCTGCTGGCGACAGCCGCCACCACGCACGCCGCCAGCACCGTCGCGGTGCCCTTCGGCGGCGGCCTGCGCAAGGAATCCGCCACCGTCATCGCCCGCTCCGCCGCGCGTCTGGCCGCGCTGCGCGAAGGGATGCCCGCCCTGCTGGAAGGCTCCGCCGGGTCCTTCGCCGCTCTGGCCGCGCATGATCCGCAGCGCCGTCTGGCCGTGGCATCCGCCGTGCTGGTCACCCGCGTTACCGATGTCACCGTGCAGGGATACCCCCCCGAGGTCCGCGTGGCCGTAACCGTGCAGGCCGACGCCCCCCCGGACACCATCCCGGACACCACCCAAAATTCCCTGACGCCTGATGCGCCGTTGCCAAACGCGGCAGCGTCAAACATCCCGCCAGACGCGGCAGCGTCAAACATCCCGCCAAACGCGGCAGCGTCACCCCCCTTGCCGGGCAGCGCAGACCCCGTCCGCGCCGTGCTGCGCAACGACCCGCTGTTGGAACTGCACGAAGAGGTGCTGCGCCGCGAGGCCGCCCTGACCGAAGAGGCATTGGATGCGGCCCAGGCCACCGCCCGCCACGTGGCCCGCCACGGCGGCGAGGACGAAAGCCCCTTTGCCCAGCGGCTGGGCGCGCTGGCCCGCTCGCTGGAGGCGCTGGACCTGTACCGCGCCTGCCTGTCCGGCATCCCCGTGGGCACGGACGCCGCAGGCGGACAGACATCGAACAAGGACGCCGCAGGCGGACAGGCGTCGGGCAAGGAACCGGCAGCCGGGCAGGCAACGGACGCCCCGGCCCCGCCCGCCGTCAGCACCATGGGCGCCACCGTGGGCGGCTGGGGCCTTGCGCCAGAGGCCATGTTGCGCCACATGCGCCGTGCTGTCTCGCTGGACACGCGCAACCCGCTGCTGTGGAACGCGCTGGGCGAAGCCCTGCTGCTGCTCGATCGCCCGCAGGACGCCATGGAGGCACAGGACCGCGCCCTGAAGCTGTCGCCCGGCTTTGCCCGTGCCCTGCACGCGCGCGCCGTGTGCCACCTGCGGTTGCAGATGCCCGCCTTGGCCGTGGCCGACGCCGCCGCCGCCATCCGCCTGCGCCCCGACGTGGCCGCCCACTGGCGGGTACGCGGGGCGGCGTGGCAGGTGCGCGGTGAACCCGGCCCCATGTGCGACGATTTCTACCGGGCATGTGCCCTGGGCGACTGCGAGGGGTTGAGCCTGGCGCGCGGGCGCGGGCAATGCCGCCCGACACCGAACGGGACGGCCACGCCGCGCGCGAACGGCGGAACAAACGGGCAAGACCAGCCGACAGGGCAGGACCAGCCGACAGGGCAGGCCGGGCAAACCGGGCAGAACGGCACCAGCGCCGACCCGGCCACGGCGGTGCCTGCCGTCGTTTCGGGTGGCACCCCCGCCATCCCCGAAAAGGCCGTGCCCGATGCCCCGCAAAACGTCCCGCAGAATGTCCCGCAGGACGCCGCCATGTTCAACGAACACGTCCCGGCGGGCGACATTCCGGCCACGCCTGCCCCCCGCACGCCGGGCGGCCCCAACGGCACGGCGCCCGATGTCCAAACAGGAGTCCGGCGTGATGCCGGACGGGATGCCAGCCTGTACGAACTGCCGGACGACAGCCCGGCCCCGCGCACACTGCCCTGA
- the murI gene encoding glutamate racemase: MQVDGPACGTAATGYDQDNTGTSAPGTFASGTSAPDAANLPIGMFDSGVGGLTVLKALRTRMPCEDILYLGDTARLPYGTKSAETITRYAVQAASKLVQRRIKLLVVACNTATSVALDALRAANPGLPVVGVVQPGAQAACRATRRGNIAVIATESTIRGRAYHKAIHSLRPDAQIIGQPCPLFVPLAEEGWVDGKIVEDIAARYLDPIFRPASGSDTPETPDCLVLGCTHFPLLARAIRNVIGPEPVIVDSAATTALAVQAELQAAGLVRPLRTGPGGNECGEARFLTTDDVPRFARTGGLFLGTAIAPNEVELVDL, encoded by the coding sequence ATGCAAGTAGACGGCCCCGCGTGCGGCACCGCCGCCACGGGCTACGACCAAGACAACACGGGGACTTCCGCCCCCGGCACTTTCGCCTCCGGCACATCCGCCCCCGACGCCGCCAACCTGCCCATCGGCATGTTCGATTCGGGCGTGGGCGGCCTTACGGTGCTGAAGGCCCTGCGCACCCGCATGCCCTGCGAGGACATATTGTACCTGGGCGACACCGCCCGCCTGCCCTACGGCACCAAGAGCGCGGAAACCATCACCCGCTACGCCGTGCAGGCCGCGTCCAAGCTGGTGCAGCGGCGCATCAAGCTGCTGGTGGTGGCCTGCAACACGGCAACGTCCGTGGCGCTGGACGCCCTGCGCGCCGCCAACCCCGGCCTGCCGGTGGTGGGGGTGGTGCAGCCGGGCGCGCAGGCGGCCTGCCGCGCCACCCGCCGGGGCAACATTGCCGTCATCGCCACGGAATCTACCATCCGGGGCCGCGCCTACCACAAGGCCATCCACAGCCTGCGGCCCGACGCGCAGATCATCGGGCAGCCCTGCCCGCTGTTCGTGCCGCTGGCCGAGGAAGGCTGGGTGGACGGCAAGATCGTGGAAGACATCGCCGCGCGCTACCTGGACCCCATCTTTCGCCCTGCGTCCGGCAGCGACACGCCGGAAACGCCCGACTGCCTGGTGCTGGGCTGCACCCACTTTCCGCTGCTGGCGCGGGCCATCCGCAACGTCATCGGGCCGGAACCGGTCATCGTCGATTCCGCCGCCACCACCGCCCTTGCCGTGCAGGCGGAATTGCAGGCCGCCGGACTGGTGCGCCCCCTGCGCACGGGGCCAGGCGGCAACGAATGCGGCGAGGCCCGCTTTCTGACCACCGACGACGTGCCCCGCTTCGCCCGCACCGGCGGGCTGTTTCTGGGCACGGCCATTGCGCCGAACGAGGTGGAGTTGGTGGACTTGTAG
- a CDS encoding aminotransferase class V-fold PLP-dependent enzyme — translation MAHKPYAPIPMVPGPVTLHPAVLAAMTRDYGSGQIEPDYLKLYAETGRNLAQLMGTQHDVVLMTGEGMLALWAALKSCLVPGDKVLSVGTGVFGDGIGDMAASIGCEVLKVSLPYNETIDDLTGIEDAIRSFKPKMLTAVHCETPSGTLNPLGDLGALKQTCGVPLFYVDAVASVGGAPVQADAWHADLVLGGSQKCLSAPPSMSFLSVSPAAWEVVETVGYQGYDAIGPFRTVQQDGRCPYTPYWHGTAALNAGALAILNEAGGMQGCFDRHQEVAERCRAGLAKLGIDLWTAEGAVNSPTVTAALVPEGFDWPEWRQRLRERGLIVSGSFGPMAGKVFRLGHMGTQATEALVDAALDVIETVMQD, via the coding sequence ATGGCGCACAAGCCATACGCCCCCATCCCCATGGTGCCCGGCCCGGTCACCCTGCACCCCGCCGTGCTGGCGGCCATGACCCGCGACTACGGCTCCGGCCAGATCGAGCCGGACTACCTGAAACTGTACGCGGAAACGGGCCGCAACCTCGCGCAGCTCATGGGCACGCAGCATGACGTGGTGCTGATGACCGGCGAAGGCATGCTGGCCCTGTGGGCCGCGCTGAAAAGCTGCCTCGTGCCCGGCGACAAGGTGCTGTCCGTGGGCACCGGCGTGTTCGGCGACGGCATCGGCGACATGGCCGCGTCCATCGGCTGCGAGGTGCTGAAGGTCTCGCTGCCGTACAACGAAACCATCGACGACCTGACCGGCATCGAAGACGCCATCCGCAGCTTCAAGCCCAAGATGCTCACCGCCGTACACTGCGAAACGCCGTCCGGCACGCTGAACCCGCTGGGCGACCTTGGCGCGCTGAAGCAAACCTGCGGCGTGCCGCTGTTCTACGTGGACGCGGTGGCCAGCGTGGGCGGCGCACCCGTGCAGGCCGACGCATGGCACGCGGACCTCGTGCTGGGCGGCTCGCAGAAGTGCCTTTCCGCCCCGCCGTCCATGAGCTTTCTGTCCGTCAGCCCGGCGGCGTGGGAGGTCGTGGAGACCGTGGGCTATCAGGGCTACGACGCCATCGGCCCCTTCCGCACCGTGCAGCAGGATGGCCGCTGCCCGTACACCCCGTACTGGCACGGCACCGCCGCGCTCAACGCGGGCGCACTGGCCATCCTGAACGAGGCGGGCGGCATGCAGGGTTGCTTCGACCGGCATCAGGAAGTTGCCGAACGCTGCCGCGCGGGCCTCGCCAAGCTGGGCATCGACCTGTGGACGGCGGAGGGCGCGGTGAACTCGCCCACGGTGACGGCGGCCCTTGTGCCGGAAGGCTTCGACTGGCCGGAATGGCGGCAGCGCCTGCGCGAACGCGGGCTGATCGTGTCCGGCAGCTTCGGCCCCATGGCGGGCAAGGTGTTCCGCCTTGGGCACATGGGCACGCAGGCCACCGAAGCGCTGGTGGACGCGGCGCTGGATGTCATCGAAACCGTGATGCAGGACTAG
- a CDS encoding pyridoxamine kinase, translating to MRNPVPRVAAIHDLSGFGRTSLTVAIPVLSAMGAQVCPMPTAVLSTHTAGFTGYSFLDLTDQMRLFLDHWQALNLKFDAVYSGFLGSPAQVDIVARCIDMCRVEGGLAVVDPVLGDNGQLEPTMDMEMVQRMRWLVRKADIITPNFTEAALLLDEPYRESISTADLMVWLRRLTAMGPRVAVITSVPVAGHAGVSSVAAYHSTHDRFWKVDCQYIPAHYPGTGDTFASVLTGSLLQGDSLPIAMDRAVHFVTLGIRATFGHNSPSREGILLERVLDTLRAPVTVSSYELLEDEDRCK from the coding sequence ATGCGCAATCCCGTGCCGCGCGTGGCGGCCATCCACGATCTTTCCGGCTTCGGCCGCACCTCGCTCACCGTGGCCATACCCGTGTTGTCCGCCATGGGTGCGCAGGTGTGCCCCATGCCCACCGCCGTGCTGTCCACCCACACGGCGGGCTTCACCGGCTACAGCTTTCTGGACCTTACCGACCAGATGCGCCTGTTCCTGGACCACTGGCAGGCCCTGAACCTGAAGTTCGACGCGGTGTACAGCGGCTTTCTGGGTTCCCCGGCGCAGGTGGACATCGTGGCCCGGTGCATCGACATGTGCCGGGTAGAGGGCGGCCTTGCCGTGGTGGACCCTGTTCTGGGCGACAACGGCCAGCTGGAACCCACCATGGACATGGAGATGGTGCAACGCATGCGCTGGCTGGTGCGCAAGGCAGACATCATCACCCCCAATTTCACAGAAGCCGCCCTGCTGCTGGACGAGCCCTACCGCGAATCCATCTCCACGGCAGACCTGATGGTCTGGCTGCGCCGCCTGACGGCCATGGGGCCGCGCGTGGCGGTGATAACCAGCGTGCCGGTGGCCGGGCATGCGGGCGTCAGCTCCGTGGCGGCCTACCACAGCACCCACGACAGATTCTGGAAGGTGGACTGCCAGTACATACCCGCCCACTACCCCGGCACGGGCGACACCTTTGCCAGCGTGCTTACCGGCAGCCTGTTGCAGGGCGACAGCCTGCCCATTGCCATGGACCGCGCCGTGCACTTCGTCACGCTGGGCATCCGCGCCACCTTCGGGCACAATTCGCCCAGCCGCGAGGGCATCCTGCTGGAACGGGTGCTGGACACCCTGCGCGCGCCGGTAACCGTGAGCAGTTACGAACTTCTGGAGGACGAGGACCGATGCAAGTAG
- a CDS encoding glycerate kinase codes for MTPEQRAVLDHILSRALDAVAPDRAVHRHVRRDGNTLHIAGRDYDLSAHDRVYVVGAGKGAAPMAAALEDILGDRVHDGVVVVKYGHTAPLKRIALREAAHPVPDAAGERAANEILDLVRTAGPRDLVLCALTGGASALTPALQPGITLDDMRAATTLLLECGATIHEINALRKHLSAFGGGNLARAAAPAQVVSLIISDVVGDDLDVIASGPTSPDASTYADCTSIADRFGILDRLPAPVIERLTAGLRGMAAETPKPGDPVFGAVQNCIVASNRLALEAAAEAAAAHGYRPRILTDTMTGEARVRARELVEEATRAAVGLSHPEGPFCLLAGGETTVTITGGGLGGRNQEMALAAAIHMDELADCPHIAMLCAGTDGTDGPTDAAGGYASGNTLCVARDCGVDAHGHLAANDAYNFLDRTGHLLRTGPTLTNVMDLAVLLVDAPKGKPAA; via the coding sequence ATGACCCCCGAACAGCGCGCCGTCCTCGACCATATCCTGTCCCGCGCCCTTGATGCCGTGGCCCCCGACCGTGCCGTGCACCGGCATGTGCGCCGCGACGGCAACACCCTGCACATTGCCGGGCGCGACTACGATCTTTCCGCCCACGATAGGGTGTACGTGGTGGGCGCGGGCAAGGGCGCGGCCCCCATGGCCGCCGCGCTGGAGGACATCCTGGGCGACCGGGTGCACGACGGCGTGGTGGTGGTGAAGTACGGGCACACCGCCCCGCTGAAGCGCATCGCCCTGCGCGAGGCCGCCCACCCCGTGCCCGACGCCGCCGGTGAACGCGCCGCCAACGAGATACTGGACCTGGTGCGCACCGCAGGCCCGCGCGACCTCGTGCTGTGCGCCCTTACCGGCGGGGCCAGCGCGCTGACCCCCGCGCTGCAACCGGGCATCACCCTGGACGACATGCGCGCCGCCACCACCCTGCTGCTGGAATGCGGGGCCACCATCCACGAGATCAACGCCCTGCGCAAACACCTGTCCGCCTTCGGCGGCGGCAACCTGGCCCGCGCGGCGGCCCCGGCGCAGGTGGTTTCGCTGATCATCTCCGACGTGGTGGGCGACGACCTGGACGTCATCGCCTCCGGCCCCACCTCGCCCGATGCATCCACCTACGCCGACTGCACATCCATCGCCGACAGGTTCGGCATTCTCGACAGGCTGCCCGCGCCGGTCATCGAACGGCTGACAGCGGGCCTGCGCGGCATGGCGGCGGAAACGCCCAAACCCGGCGACCCGGTATTCGGCGCGGTGCAGAACTGCATCGTGGCCAGCAACCGGCTGGCGCTGGAAGCGGCGGCGGAAGCAGCCGCCGCGCACGGCTACCGCCCCCGCATCCTTACCGACACCATGACCGGCGAGGCCCGCGTGCGCGCCCGCGAACTGGTGGAAGAAGCCACCCGCGCAGCCGTTGGACTGTCCCACCCCGAAGGGCCGTTCTGCCTGCTGGCGGGCGGCGAGACCACCGTCACCATCACCGGCGGCGGGCTTGGCGGGCGCAACCAGGAAATGGCCCTGGCCGCCGCCATCCACATGGACGAACTGGCCGACTGCCCGCACATCGCCATGCTCTGCGCGGGCACCGACGGCACCGACGGCCCCACGGACGCCGCAGGGGGTTACGCATCGGGCAACACCCTGTGCGTGGCGCGCGACTGCGGCGTGGATGCCCATGGCCACCTTGCGGCCAACGACGCCTACAACTTCCTGGACCGCACGGGACATCTGCTGCGCACCGGCCCTACCCTGACCAACGTCATGGACCTGGCCGTGCTGCTGGTTGACGCGCCCAAGGGCAAACCCGCCGCCTGA
- a CDS encoding sulfite exporter TauE/SafE family protein, whose amino-acid sequence MYFPVAGIHAEPWLPPLVAFVVSFFMSMGGVSGAFLLLPFQMSFLGYVNPSVSATNQFYNVVAIPSGVYRYIREGRMVWPLTWVVIIGTLPGVLIGAFVRVTYLPNARDFKLFASCVLAYIALRMVRDLTKKKAGNGKATAEEKFRTLVRTHREKAAAEGRNPDDLPAVCLNECCLSRISYSFYGETYSFRTVGIFTLSFIVGIVGGVYGIGGGAIIAPFFVSFFGLPVYTVAGAALMGTFVTSVAGVAFYMAIAPLYPHMSVAPDWTLGLLLGIGGMAGMYLGARCQKHVPANLIKWMLCVILLFTAGKYVVEFFR is encoded by the coding sequence ATGTACTTCCCCGTCGCAGGCATACACGCGGAACCGTGGCTACCGCCGCTGGTGGCCTTTGTGGTGTCGTTCTTCATGTCCATGGGGGGCGTGTCGGGCGCGTTCCTGCTGCTGCCCTTCCAGATGTCCTTTCTGGGCTACGTGAACCCCTCCGTCAGCGCCACCAACCAGTTCTACAACGTGGTGGCCATCCCCAGCGGGGTGTACCGCTACATCCGCGAAGGGCGCATGGTCTGGCCGCTGACGTGGGTGGTGATCATCGGCACGCTGCCGGGGGTGCTGATAGGGGCCTTCGTACGGGTGACGTACCTGCCCAACGCACGCGACTTCAAGCTGTTTGCCTCGTGCGTGCTGGCCTACATCGCCCTGCGCATGGTGCGCGACCTGACCAAGAAGAAGGCGGGCAACGGCAAGGCCACGGCGGAGGAAAAGTTCCGCACGCTGGTGCGCACCCACCGCGAAAAGGCGGCGGCGGAAGGCAGGAACCCCGACGACCTGCCCGCCGTGTGCCTGAACGAGTGCTGCCTGTCGCGCATCTCGTACAGCTTCTACGGCGAAACCTACAGCTTCCGTACCGTGGGCATCTTTACCCTGAGCTTCATCGTGGGGATCGTGGGCGGGGTGTACGGCATTGGCGGCGGGGCCATCATCGCGCCGTTCTTCGTCTCTTTCTTCGGGCTGCCGGTGTACACCGTGGCGGGCGCGGCCCTGATGGGCACCTTTGTCACTTCCGTGGCGGGCGTCGCCTTTTACATGGCCATCGCGCCGCTGTACCCGCACATGTCCGTGGCCCCGGACTGGACGCTGGGCCTCTTGCTGGGCATTGGCGGCATGGCGGGCATGTACCTGGGCGCGCGCTGCCAGAAGCACGTGCCCGCAAACCTGATCAAGTGGATGCTGTGCGTCATCCTGCTGTTCACGGCGGGCAAGTACGTGGTGGAGTTTTTCAGGTAG
- a CDS encoding TOBE domain-containing protein, with product MRQDDSLERIWEALAENVAERRHNPAGMLSIPDDVKYLDTVELARLEEAFRLWAARPARGDVRRSRLRMLLVFLLIRHTGARLGEVLALAPTRDIDVARGVARLGEPVRELQLPPDLVTQLGDLLDEAVAGEGEHPFAVDQAHVRRKFYERAHECDLAPDLANPSALRRSRAIELLRSGLPLPVVQRLLGHSTASLTAAYIDVSSEDMQRMVGHALDREQRRRTSARNAFYGRIAAVVRGDVQSVVSVQTPSGIRVASVITNDSLDNLGLRPGVFAAAEVKAPWVVLTVGSEAPSSTAGNVYPATIVKVVVGAATAEAVARLADGTEICSVLTSDRVRALDLAVGTPVWVLINVFSVILNVS from the coding sequence ATGCGACAGGACGACAGCCTTGAACGAATCTGGGAAGCGCTGGCCGAAAACGTGGCGGAACGCCGCCACAACCCGGCGGGCATGCTCTCCATTCCCGATGACGTGAAGTATCTGGACACGGTGGAACTGGCCCGGCTTGAAGAAGCCTTCCGCCTGTGGGCCGCCCGTCCGGCGCGGGGCGACGTGCGCCGCTCGCGCCTGCGCATGCTGCTGGTGTTCCTGCTCATTCGCCATACCGGGGCGCGCCTGGGCGAGGTGCTGGCCCTTGCCCCCACCCGCGACATCGACGTGGCGCGCGGCGTGGCCCGGCTGGGCGAACCCGTGCGCGAACTGCAACTGCCGCCAGACCTGGTCACCCAGCTTGGCGACCTGCTGGACGAGGCCGTGGCGGGCGAGGGCGAACACCCCTTCGCCGTGGACCAGGCCCATGTGCGCCGCAAGTTCTACGAACGCGCCCACGAATGCGACCTTGCCCCGGACCTTGCCAACCCCAGCGCCCTGCGCCGCTCGCGGGCCATCGAGCTGTTGCGTTCCGGCCTGCCGCTGCCGGTGGTGCAGCGCCTGCTGGGCCATTCCACGGCCAGCCTGACGGCGGCGTACATCGACGTTTCGAGCGAGGACATGCAGCGCATGGTGGGGCACGCGCTGGACCGCGAACAGCGCCGCCGCACCAGCGCGCGCAATGCCTTTTACGGGCGCATCGCGGCGGTGGTGCGCGGCGACGTGCAGTCCGTCGTTTCGGTGCAGACGCCGTCGGGCATCCGGGTGGCATCGGTCATCACCAACGACAGTCTGGACAATCTGGGGCTGCGCCCCGGCGTGTTCGCGGCGGCAGAGGTGAAGGCCCCGTGGGTGGTGCTGACCGTGGGCAGCGAGGCCCCGTCGTCCACGGCGGGCAACGTGTACCCGGCCACCATCGTCAAGGTGGTGGTGGGCGCGGCCACGGCAGAAGCGGTGGCGCGCCTTGCGGACGGCACCGAGATATGTTCGGTGCTCACATCCGACAGGGTGCGCGCGCTGGACCTGGCCGTGGGCACCCCGGTGTGGGTGCTGATCAATGTGTTTTCGGTCATCCTGAACGTAAGCTGA
- a CDS encoding helix-hairpin-helix domain-containing protein, translating to MKNTHATATATGSKNTGGRPASRPAHPLAGLRSMGPATQRDLDLLGVRTLAGLAAADPQELYDRLCTLTGQRHDPCVLDVFACAVAQARAPHLPDALRDWFAWTPHRKAGTLHAALPPRPDGCTR from the coding sequence ATGAAGAACACGCACGCAACCGCGACCGCGACGGGGTCGAAGAACACCGGTGGTCGACCCGCATCCCGTCCCGCGCACCCCTTGGCCGGGCTGCGCTCGATGGGTCCGGCCACCCAGCGCGACCTCGATCTGCTGGGGGTGCGCACCTTGGCCGGACTTGCGGCGGCGGATCCGCAGGAACTGTACGACCGGCTGTGCACACTCACCGGGCAACGCCACGATCCGTGCGTGCTCGACGTGTTCGCCTGCGCCGTTGCCCAGGCCCGCGCCCCGCACCTGCCTGACGCCCTGCGCGACTGGTTCGCCTGGACGCCCCACCGCAAGGCCGGAACCTTGCACGCGGCCCTGCCCCCTCGCCCCGACGGGTGCACGAGATAG
- a CDS encoding BON domain-containing protein, translated as MKRRILSAVMSALLLAASALALSGLGGCAVYSVPQDERTVGTMVDDSTIRTAIKSDLMQRDASDGYAVKVYSYAGRVFLVGEVPSAFRDPAVTIARKAKGVRSVTTHWFDPGTGHTADDLAVATKVRTNLIAEKALSSTQIDLEVYGGQVVLLGMVRAQADVDRAVMVARAVGGVRSVKSFLIP; from the coding sequence ATGAAACGCCGCATCCTTTCCGCCGTCATGTCGGCCCTACTGCTGGCGGCATCGGCGCTCGCGCTTTCCGGCCTTGGCGGCTGTGCCGTCTATTCCGTGCCGCAGGACGAACGCACCGTGGGCACCATGGTGGATGACAGCACCATCCGCACCGCCATCAAGAGCGACCTCATGCAGCGCGACGCCTCCGACGGCTACGCCGTGAAGGTGTACAGCTACGCCGGGCGGGTCTTTCTGGTGGGCGAGGTGCCGTCGGCGTTCCGCGACCCGGCGGTGACCATTGCCCGCAAGGCCAAGGGCGTGCGCTCCGTGACCACCCACTGGTTCGACCCGGGCACCGGCCACACCGCCGACGATCTGGCCGTGGCCACCAAGGTGCGCACCAACCTCATCGCGGAAAAGGCCCTCAGCTCCACCCAGATCGACCTTGAAGTGTACGGCGGCCAGGTGGTGCTGCTGGGCATGGTGCGCGCGCAGGCCGATGTGGACCGCGCCGTCATGGTGGCGCGCGCCGTGGGCGGCGTGCGTTCGGTGAAGTCGTTCCTGATTCCGTAG